One Hoplias malabaricus isolate fHopMal1 chromosome 12, fHopMal1.hap1, whole genome shotgun sequence genomic window, AAAGATaacaaaatcaaataaattagaCATAAATATTAGATTTGGTCATTTATTTGAGGAAAATTATCCAATAGTAGGTTACCAAAGTGGAAAGGTATATGAACCTTTGCGTTCAGTTTCTCAGTGTGACCTCTGCGTAGCAGTAACTGCAACTAAACACTTCCGGTGTTATTGTTAATTAGTCCTGGGAGGAATTTTATTCCATTCCTCTGTACATAACTGTTGCAACTCTTATGTCGGTGGgaggagggcggcacggtggtgcagtaggtagtgtcgcagtccaggggcctggaggttgtgggttcgattcctactccgtctgtgaggagttggtgtgttctgtgttgtcctgtgaagggtgtattcccgccttgcacccaatgattccaggtaggctctggacccaccgcgaccttaaaccggataagggttacagataatgaatgaatgaatgttggtgggtttcctcccattaACTGTCTGTGTTATGTCCTTCTACATTCTATAGGTTCCATAAAACATTACTCTTCTGTAACCATTATTTAATAGAACAACTCGTACTCAGGGTGATTCTTGCTGCATGACCCATGTTCTCCTGAGACTGAGAAATGTCCTGACGTTTTCATTTAGGATTGGATGGTGTAATTCAGAAATGATTGTTCCATCAATAATTGCATTCTGTCCTGGCCCAGATGCAGCAGATGTGgagttttgttttcttgttcaTCTCATCTCCTTCATTGTTCAAATGGCCTTCTGCTTTGTCCATGAAATATTTAGCAGATGGGcagcaatatttttttttagtctCCCCTTCTTGTAACCCTGACACACACCATTGTTGTTTCCTGATAGTGGACCACTGAAAGTTAGTTTTAGCCAATGTGATAAATTATTTAGTTGCTAATAAGGATAATTAAACACCTTGCTCTTGGCATGACCTTTTTTGGTTGACCACTCCTGGTCTAGAATTTCCTCCAtttgttcaaagtttgtctGACTGTGGGTTGGTGGAATCAGATGGTTTCATAACCTTTTCAAGCTTGATTAGCATCAATAGCTAATCTGCTGAGGTCCTCAGAAATCACCTCGGTTCGTGCCTTACTCCACTGTCACAAACACATTGAAGATCAGACTTTGACAGGTCTCTGTTCCTAAAACAAATCAGGGCACCCTCTCACATCCGATTGTCATCCCATTGCCTGAAAACACCTGACtttaatttcacttttaaaactTTATGCTAAAGCTAAAGAATCACATACAGTGTCCACTCACAGATATGTAACACATGATCGTTTTCTTCTGTCAGCAAATGACCAAGTCTAATATTTTTGTCTCGTTTTCTTGTTTTGGTTTTCTTTGTCTACTTTAAAACTTGTGTGAATATCTGATTAAGTTTGAGGTCTAACTTTCAAGCACCGCTGTAAGTATTGTACAAAAGTTTTACGTTAAATTCAGCAAGTAGCTTTGGCATACAACCATAGGCCTAGGTAAACGAGTTCTATGCAGCCTAGGCTGTAACGTTAAAGGTTTTGAAACGTATACATTTTAAGCTTTTTACACTGCATCAgatacacacaaaataaaaggaAACATGTTGGTTTTCCATGATGTGAACACCTTTATAAAGTGGATGGTTATTTGTTTCTGTACATCTGAAATGTGCTTATGTATCACAGACCAATTCCCTTTACCATGAAGCCTTCAAGAAGTGGGCTCAGGAGTTCCCTAGTGTTGAAATAATAAATGATGGGACCTGGAAGAATGAGGTACAGTAAGATCAAATCTAGCTTTAAAAGTACAATATGCTGCCTTTTAAGTGACCAAGTATATATATGTCATTAGTCTTGTAGATCTTTGAAATACTTAAGACGTTTGCTAATTCTGTGTTAAAAATTGCTtatgggggcagccatggccttaaGGTTAGAGAATTGGGCTTAAGATCAGGGGGTCACCAGTTGAATTCCCAGAGCcaacaggaaaaataaaaaaaaaatcattcacggctgaagtgcccttgaacaaggcactGAACTGCTCACCAGGTGCCGAGGTGGTTGCCAGCCTGTAGCTATGTTGTGTTCTAAAGTGCGTGTGGCTAAAGGAATTGCTTCTAGTGAGCGTTTGTTTACACTTTACACACATTATTATCAAAGGGAATATTTTTCTGATATTTCAGACTTGTTCTATCCTCCTGCAGGAGCGACTTGGTGCAATTGCTTGCTTTCAGCTGGCAGTTAAGCACTTTGGCGTGGATGATGACATCTTGGTGATTGGAGGGTATATCTTTTTAGGTTTCCTCTAAAAACCTTTACTTATACAACCACAAAAAGTAGGAGCTCCAAAAACAGCTTATATCTGCACTGTAACTTATAACATTCAGAAACTGTCAGCGCAGTGTCTGAGGTCTGTTAGCTACTACACTTCTCATTTTGGGATCAGTGTGTTCTAAAATACAATGGAAATGCCTCAAACTTAGGTGGGTCTAATCACATAAGCATTCCAGTTAATGTCAATAGATTTCTTTGCTTACATGTGTTTCACCACATTTAAAACTATGCATTGAACATAGTCAGCGGTTGGTATATTGTAGTAGAAACACTGCAACACTCCGGACAGCGGGCTAATGTTTGATTCCCAATGCAGAAACACTAAGAATCAATAAGACAAGACCCTCCTCCTAGTGCTGCATTGGCCTACATCCTAAAATCTTTGACCGAGTTGCTCAGGATGAGAGCATTAGCCAAAGActattaatgtaaataaaaaaataaattctataACCAAGTAACAGACTACAAATACCTGTTTTCGTTTTACAGGGACACACTGTTCAAAGAGGATTTCAGCCTCAGCAGATTTACAAAACACTTTGCTGAAATGCAGAGGAAGGATAAAAACAGCAACTTGGTGTTGTCATATCAGTGTAAAGATGAGGGTAAGAATGATGTATATCACCTGTTACAAGTTTGACTTTCTTTTGAAATTTTCCAGCTAATCCTTTAGGTCAGCGGTCCCCAACCTTTTTTGCACCACGGACCGGTTTCATCTAAAAAAATTATCTTTCATATGCTCAGGCCTTGCTCGATAATCGTTAATGAATTGttaatctaataataaatcatcCGCAGTGGTCTTATGTCAAATGCAAACATCAACAGACAATAAACAACCTTTTGttcataaattaataatcaacaacatctctgtaaacgaaaatatttattttagaacaaaAATCCTTTCTAATAACATAATCATTATAAAAATCTAAACTCGATTCAAGTGACAATACTGGTCATTTCTATATAAAAGGGTGAACACatcaatcaaataataataatgtcaattAGTGAGAGCCCTGAGCATGTTTCTCTGCAACGAGCCGGTCCCATCTCAGAATAATGGGAGACAGTGACACCCGAAGTGTGTTCTGTACGTTCAGTCTGTTCCATAGTTTTGTTTTGGTTGCGGTCACTACAGAAAATCCTGCTTCACAACGATAGGTGGTTGGAAATGGAAGCAGGGCTTTCAATGCGTTTTGGGCGATCTCAGGTTTATTCTGCCTCGATGTTAACCCAGAACACTGGCACAGTTGTTTGAAAcatacttttaaggccaccattATTTGCAATGTCCAGCAGTTGATCCTCTTCTAGCACGGAAAGGCTCCATTCAGCAGGTTTGTTTACAAATGGGTCGCGGATCCATTCTTTCGCCGTCCGTGGGTTACGCATGTATGCGTCTGTGCGTCATTCCGCACAGAAGTCACTTTTCcaaataaaacatcaacatttagactgataatcaattaaaaaaaaaaatcaaacattctGTGCGGCCCGGTACCTAATGGCCCACAACCCGGTGGTTGGGGACCGCTGCTTTAGGTATTTAGAGTGTTTTTAGAGTGAAGTTTATATGTTTGGTTAGGTAGCACTGACCGTAGTATTATAAACATTAATCTGTGATCATTTACCTGAATCATCTAATAAATGTTATGGCATATTGACGAGGGAAACACGcttctttgtttttaatattgccTCAAAAATGCTGATTCCctcccaaaaaataaaaataatcatcaaAATACTCCTTTGTGTTCCCAGAAACATCAAAGTACGGCATTCTGGAGGTGGACTCTGACTTAAAAGTACAGTGTATGAAAGAAAAACCACTCCCAACAGAAACAAACTCACGTAGTGCTGTATGTACTCGTCCTCACAACACCTCACATCACTGATCCACTTCAGTAACACAAAACAGCTGCCATGACATATGAAAACCATCTCTGTTCCTTTGCAGTGTCCCTGTTTTTACTTGTTTTCAAGAACAACACTTCCGCTCTTGGACGCATTCTTGAAGGAGAAAGAggtacaaatgagtttttcaTAGAGAAGGTAGGGGAAGGTCTGGCAAACTGTTCAGAAAACACACCACGTCTTCATCCAAGTAGGGAAATTTGAACACAAACCAAAGCATTGTTTACTAAATTTCAGTAATATCATGCTATTTTCATTGTAATCTGATGCTCTGGTTTGCAGGAacattgttttactgtgttcttgtATATAACTGAAATGACAAACCCTCTGAGTCTAGACCAGGGGTGGGCagtcttatccgcaaagggccagtgtggctgCTGATTTTTACAAAATCAGTTGTTTTACTGAgaccaactaattaaaggagtgaaatcaggtgtgctccAGCCTGAATGGACTAAAACCCAGcagccacactggccctttgCAGATAAGATTGGTCTAGACCTTtggtttattaatatttaatttactgaTCAGTCTCCAGATTCATTCTTAAATGCAAACGTCAACTCTCTTGTAGACGGGGCCCATTGAAGAGAGGGACGCACCTGGACATTTTCTATCATGGCTAATACTGAGGTAATACAGAAGTTCTCCATCTAATCAGACGACTAATATGATCTTATCATCACATTAATATATCCATCAACCTGTATTTCATTGCAGGGGGACCGTATATGTTCACAGGATATCGGGACGTTTTGATGTGGGAAATCTTCCATCTTACCTAGAATGTGACAGATATTTCAAAGAGCAACTTAAAAATCcagatatttatttaatgtaggACAGGACGGGATCAGAACATAGTTGGAAAGAAAGtggtatgtttgtttatttagtaCTGTATGGAACAAACTATGATGATGAATGAACATAATTTAAGGATGGTTACATTTCTTTGACATGCAACATTAATGGGTAAAACCGTAACGTGTACTGATTTaacttttatataataaacaatgttcttattaaaaaaaaactgcactaATTTACGACCAGTCGCTTGCACTTATCTGATGCTTTTTCATGGCTGTTCTCTAATTTGGCGATTCTGGAGCCAAACTGCATGGCCCTCTTGGGTAAAACAGCAGAAGGCCCAAGGCCCAGCTCCACTGCAGCCAGCCTCAATAGCAGCTTCTCCCCGATCCCCCTGGGTAGGGTAAGGTCTGCCTTCTCCCACACTGGCAAACTGTTCAGAAAACTCACCACGTCTTCATCCAAGTAGGGAAACCTGAACACAAACCAAAGTATCGTGCTATTTTCACTGTAATCTGATGCTCTGGTTTGCACCATGGTTTGCAGGAACATTGTTTCCTTTCACGGTCttcttttatatatttgaaatgaaaataaacccTCTGGAACATCTGTTCTACAGACATACACCTTCTCAGGTGAGAAGGCATAATGAGTTTCTTTTCAGATACCAATGCTAAAAGAACTATTGAAACATTCTTAGTGAATATTGAACTTTATCTTTGAACATACACATTGTTTAATTTGTCTATATTTACGTAATATACGCTGTGAATGTGTAAACATACACTGTACCCACCACGTCTGTCACAGTAAAAGATAAAATTAGTTTAGATCACAGTACTATGACTGCTATTTCCTGTGTTACATTTACCTGGCCTCTTTTCCATGATCTCCAATGATGCGGTCGTCTCGTCCAAGATTCCTAGATGATATTCTGCCCAGCTCCATGGCCAACTCTTTGACCAGACCCTCGAGACCTGAGGTCTTAAACCTGACTCTGTGTCTGGAATAGCCAGCCAACTGCTCATCTGCTCCAATGCCTGTCAGAACCACCTGCCAAAGGGCAAAAATAACAGTCAGAATgaccaaataaacactaaaaggTTCTCTGTCACCAGCCTCATGGTTTAAAATATTACTGATACCTACCTTCGCTGTTGAAGTGTGCTGCCTCTGTTGAGTTCCATCCGAGATGATTCCAATTCCTCTAGCTGCAAACCACACAGCACACCCGATGCTATCATCAAGAACAGTGTCTAAAGGATGAACCAAGTGACAGATGTGCTTTTCCCGCATTTCCTTAAGCTCCTCTTGAGTAACGTTGATCTCAACAAAGTTCCATTTTCGCTCTGGACATAGATTTTTAAGCTCCTCTAGTCCGGCTCGGCCAGTGATTCTGTCTGGAACGTcaaagcagtttgctttatgTTGATTTGACTGAGGAATGTCAGCAGTAGCTGGTGCTTTTCGATtatgttttcctcttttttgGGACCCTGGGATTATCCTAGACTCCTGAAGTTTAAACGCAACATTAAGAAGGTCCAGTGGTTGGTCAGCGGGTATGTGGCGATCAGCAAGTACAGCCAGAATCATTGAATCTATTCCTCCAGAAAAGAGTATGGCAATGTCTGCTTCAAAatcgtttgtttttttattcaaagGCAAGCACTGCACCCTCCTGCGGACTGCTTCACTAAGCACATCTATGAGACTGCAAACCACTTCTTTCTTGCCTGTACGTTTTAGTATATCCCTAAGTTCATCAGGAGAGGTTTGAGAAATTTGATTTAGTTCATTATGAGGTGCCATTATGGATGTGTTCATTGGAGGAATAAGCGAAGTAAGTAACAGCCCAGATTCATTCATCATCAAGGACAAACCACACGGAAGATTTTCACAGGTGAAGTCATTTGGTGGCTCAACACCAAGGTAAACCCATGGGTAGAGCTCAAGTTTCCAACTTTCCTCATCGGAGCAGTTCTTCAAATCCAACCTATAAACACCAATTGCTGGTATCTCTTTCCAGTGGCAGGAATCAGGATCTGCCACGTGAGAAGATACTGAGGTCAGTGTGAAAGAGCTCCCCACTCGCCCACAGCTCCAAAGCAAGCTCCTTCTCCCAAAGAAATCCCTACCGAACCAAATACAGTGTTCAGCTTTCCAGTAGTAAATAAAGGCCCAGGGACCCTTGATTTGAGACAGAACGGACAATACATCTGAAGAGCttctacacacagagagatgttGGAGAATCACTTTGGTATCATTTTCTTCAGCTTCCACCCTTAAACCACCAAACACCTCACCATTCCAGAGGAGAACATTTCCATCATCATCTTGCAAAGGCTGAGGAGTCAAGACTCCCCTCATATGGAGCACATGGGCAGAAAACAGGTAATTGTAGCTAGGATCTGAGACCTTTTTTGTAATGTCCTGGCTACAGTCAGGCCCTCTGTTTCTAAGCCTGTCACGCACATGGTCCTGTAGTGTACACTGAGTCGCAGTAAAATTCACCACAAAACAGATCCCACACATTGTCCCCCCAGCACAGCTTCAAATATCCTGATAATCCTTTTTCATTTTGTCAAGTTCTCCTGTAGAAAACGAAAATAAATCAGCATTACGATaggtacgtacacacacacacacaccttatatTTGTCTGTTATGCTAATCCAGTTGCATTTGTTGGGATGATTCTTGGCTTAGGGAGGAGTATACTAAAAGAATCTTTGACTCCAAACATTGCATTAACACACCTCTGTAATatgactgaaaaaaaatgtatagaaataaGAGTATAGACCAGAAGTCGGcaaacctttaccactcaaagagccatttggacccgtttcacacaataaagaaaacactgggagccacaaaaccttttagaaattctaaatgaaataacactgcgcataacagggtctttttgcctttgtgctgtgtataaacaaactacactgtgttacatttatgaaatcaatgaacgactgcagagaaaatgaaataacatttctgcatgcaacaaaatatttttaactccgaaaaaaagacgttgtgttgatggttaaataaaatactcaatgtctatttgagtccttgtagtaatgggaaaaaaaacaccaaacttaaattatccactggcagcaaacaaaaatgctatcctctctctgcgtgccgtcattattttactggcgccgtcAGCTGTCAAAAGCtaaagaaaccgcacactggcgggtgtcgcatgttggaagttgtgacatgtattaagagcgacaaaaatattaaaatattttagatgttacaagatcgcaataatcttcatagaattacattttgaaaatgaacgaactaaaataaactacattttaattaaatactcattattttcaaaagctgagccgcatcagagagATCAAAGAGCCGCATGCGGATCTGGAGCCGCGGGTTACCGACCCCTGGTACAGACTCAATGGAATACAACACAATGAATATAAtccaatgatgtgcaaatcatttaatccatatttaaaaacagtacaaa contains:
- the asnsd1 gene encoding asparagine synthetase domain-containing protein 1 isoform X1 — its product is MCGICFVVNFTATQCTLQDHVRDRLRNRGPDCSQDITKKVSDPSYNYLFSAHVLHMRGVLTPQPLQDDDGNVLLWNGEVFGGLRVEAEENDTKVILQHLSVCRSSSDVLSVLSQIKGPWAFIYYWKAEHCIWFGRDFFGRRSLLWSCGRVGSSFTLTSVSSHVADPDSCHWKEIPAIGVYRLDLKNCSDEESWKLELYPWVYLGVEPPNDFTCENLPCGLSLMMNESGLLLTSLIPPMNTSIMAPHNELNQISQTSPDELRDILKRTGKKEVVCSLIDVLSEAVRRRVQCLPLNKKTNDFEADIAILFSGGIDSMILAVLADRHIPADQPLDLLNVAFKLQESRIIPGSQKRGKHNRKAPATADIPQSNQHKANCFDVPDRITGRAGLEELKNLCPERKWNFVEINVTQEELKEMREKHICHLVHPLDTVLDDSIGCAVWFAARGIGIISDGTQQRQHTSTAKVVLTGIGADEQLAGYSRHRVRFKTSGLEGLVKELAMELGRISSRNLGRDDRIIGDHGKEARFPYLDEDVVSFLNSLPVWEKADLTLPRGIGEKLLLRLAAVELGLGPSAVLPKRAMQFGSRIAKLENSHEKASDKCKRLVVN
- the zgc:136439 gene encoding glucose-1-phosphate adenylyltransferase isoform X2 translates to MKAVILAAGYGTRLQRDVQNDGSGEFVHLRGIAKPLLPIGHSVLLSHWLKALSRTPSIQKVFVVTNSLYHEAFKKWAQEFPSVEIINDGTWKNEERLGAIACFQLAVKHFGVDDDILVIGGDTLFKEDFSLSRFTKHFAEMQRKDKNSNLVLSYQCKDEETSKYGILEVDSDLKVQCMKEKPLPTETNSRSACPCFYLFSRTTLPLLDAFLKEKETGPIEERDAPGHFLSWLILRGTVYVHRISGRFDVGNLPSYLECDRYFKEQLKNPDIYLM
- the zgc:136439 gene encoding glucose-1-phosphate adenylyltransferase isoform X1, whose translation is MKAVILAAGYGTRLQRDVQNDGSGEFVHLRGIAKPLLPIGHSVLLSHWLKALSRTPSIQKVFVVTNSLYHEAFKKWAQEFPSVEIINDGTWKNETCSILLQERLGAIACFQLAVKHFGVDDDILVIGGDTLFKEDFSLSRFTKHFAEMQRKDKNSNLVLSYQCKDEETSKYGILEVDSDLKVQCMKEKPLPTETNSRSACPCFYLFSRTTLPLLDAFLKEKETGPIEERDAPGHFLSWLILRGTVYVHRISGRFDVGNLPSYLECDRYFKEQLKNPDIYLM